A genome region from Cyanobacteria bacterium GSL.Bin1 includes the following:
- a CDS encoding DUF423 domain-containing protein — translation MTRIFLAIAAILAGTSVAAGAFASHALKDQLSERALEIFETGAEYQMYHALALLVVALLLNRAEASQTPLIAAGFAFILGIVIFSGSLYALSLTGIKGLGAITPLGGATFLIGWGCLTIAAFAFK, via the coding sequence ATGACTCGAATTTTTTTAGCAATCGCAGCAATTTTAGCCGGCACCTCAGTTGCAGCTGGAGCATTTGCTAGTCATGCCCTCAAAGATCAACTGAGTGAAAGGGCACTGGAAATTTTTGAGACTGGGGCTGAATACCAGATGTATCATGCTTTAGCATTGCTAGTAGTCGCATTGCTATTGAATCGTGCTGAGGCATCGCAAACACCGCTAATCGCTGCCGGTTTCGCCTTTATCTTGGGGATAGTCATTTTTTCAGGTAGTTTATACGCCCTCAGCTTGACAGGGATCAAAGGGTTAGGCGCTATTACTCCCTTAGGAGGTGCAACATTTCTGATCGGTTGGGGTTGTCTTACTATTGCCGCTTTCGCATTTAAATAA
- a CDS encoding nitronate monooxygenase, giving the protein MTTLPTLQIGNHIPRYPIIQGGMGIRISGARLASAVANAGGIGIISAVALGFGSSYFDPKQRGKRNIFEANRLALIDELQKARQLSPDGIIGINSMVAGQDHETLVSTAAANGANLIIAGAGLPMHLPEYTRDYPNVALVPIISSTRAAKVICRKWQRQHGRLPDAFVVENPNSAGGHLGAKKEELGEPNLSAEQVIPELIAYLREDLQVEIPVIAAGGIWDRSDIDRALRLGASGVQMGTRFITTDECDADWKYKAYHRDAKPEDVVIVPSPVGLPGRALKNSFAEKAMAQAPDLDKRCFGSCLQVCSCRDRAEHYCIARALDKAARGDVNNGLIFAGSNAGRAERIIPVAELMAELVG; this is encoded by the coding sequence ATGACAACCCTTCCAACTCTTCAGATTGGTAACCATATCCCCCGCTACCCCATCATTCAAGGTGGAATGGGAATTAGAATTTCCGGTGCGCGTTTAGCGAGTGCTGTCGCCAATGCTGGCGGTATCGGCATTATCTCTGCTGTTGCCTTGGGGTTTGGTTCCTCCTATTTTGATCCCAAGCAACGCGGGAAAAGAAATATTTTTGAAGCGAATCGTTTAGCCTTAATCGATGAATTGCAAAAAGCCCGTCAACTGAGCCCCGATGGAATTATTGGCATTAATTCGATGGTTGCCGGACAAGATCATGAAACTTTAGTGAGTACAGCAGCAGCAAATGGCGCAAATTTGATTATTGCTGGGGCAGGATTACCAATGCATTTACCCGAATATACCCGTGATTATCCCAATGTTGCCCTGGTTCCTATTATTTCGAGTACAAGAGCGGCAAAAGTGATTTGTCGCAAATGGCAACGTCAACATGGACGCTTACCGGATGCCTTTGTGGTGGAAAATCCCAACTCAGCAGGCGGTCATTTAGGGGCGAAAAAAGAGGAGTTAGGAGAACCGAATCTCAGTGCAGAACAAGTGATTCCCGAATTAATTGCTTATCTGCGAGAAGACTTGCAAGTGGAAATCCCTGTGATTGCTGCGGGTGGCATTTGGGATCGCTCGGATATTGATCGCGCTTTGAGGTTAGGGGCAAGTGGCGTCCAAATGGGAACCCGTTTTATTACAACGGATGAATGCGATGCGGATTGGAAATATAAAGCATATCATCGTGATGCAAAACCAGAAGATGTGGTGATTGTTCCCTCACCGGTTGGACTTCCGGGACGAGCATTAAAGAATTCCTTCGCGGAAAAAGCGATGGCGCAAGCCCCGGATTTAGACAAACGTTGTTTTGGCAGTTGTCTGCAAGTTTGTAGCTGTCGCGATCGCGCTGAACACTATTGTATTGCTCGGGCTTTAGATAAAGCCGCTCGTGGAGATGTAAACAATGGACTAATCTTTGCTGGTAGTAATGCTGGGCGTGCTGAGCGAATTATTCCAGTTGCCGAATTAATGGCAGAATTGGTGGGTTAA